Proteins from a single region of Apium graveolens cultivar Ventura chromosome 7, ASM990537v1, whole genome shotgun sequence:
- the LOC141670759 gene encoding lysine-specific demethylase JMJ29-like isoform X2, which produces MVIKQGDDVEGRFDKVYKRRRKEIVNKDLPQQQKEGTQTSGDDTKRRRLEVQQKEMLPQLKVVSKGKKGIITEVKKIDDTEPCRLKDQGGVDSEGFVQENQNEDVDLGIDDVDLGKISDFAEEQNDKIGVSDEIDVGDDAEVTKEKGEKVKRGGCKQMEVVNFDEIQLRRSVRERKPVMKTAFHEELDEFFPEYDGLRKRHKKTVSNKDGEETSKPRISSRTTKGKSVTYAEIKKRPLMDENGNLISVMCHQCQRNDKGRVVVCGNCKRKRYCVPCMTTWYPKMTEDDFARMCPVCQVNCNCKSCLRLEVRKEDKKKFDLKFTEDEQIQYSKYIIPMLLPFLKQFNKEQMAEKQVEADIQGLPLLEFEVKKAKCGMDERIYCDNCKTSIADFHRSCSSCGYDFCLICCKEFRDGCLQGSQEEVNVEFRDPGSDYMHGEGDPEPRTLRSRSGPGELAEKLTSRSGSSELAETSSDSQWKPHKSGRIPCPPKTFGGCGEGILELKCLLKSDHVSKLLAQAEEISDKYKLFPNSFEQQCSCSNSVSESGSSKMKLLKAASREDSSDNYLYCPNAVALQAEDLSHFQYHWLKGEPVIVNNVLDLTCGLSWEPMVMWRAFRQIKNLNHSTLLDVVAIDCLSWCEAQRRSCTCMLDVTKGTRPGVDISARRFFIGYREGQLDKYDWPEILKLKDWPPSSLFEEHLPRHGVEFLSCLPFKEYTNPRSGYLNLAVKLPAKSLKPDMGPKTYIAYGIAQELGRGDSVTKLHCDMSDAVNVLTHVHEVSFTPAQQEKIEKLKKKQVARDEREIFGQLAVNRKVEKQEDRVGEMTGVLNGQFNKKVSISEEGQGDVSENGNEENEGDGNIRNQSLVNDEDVNVEKSGKPDGCARNCGCGSLDNSVEKSGESDGCARNNGFGSLDNSVEGMEHPEGGALWDIFRRQDTPKLEEYIRKYYREFRHIYCRPLDQVVHPIHDQTIYLTTEHKRRLKEEYGIEPWTFVQKLGDAVFIPVGCPHQVRNIKDAYEGRAIELQSFARRIVDLCGSSSGCERNWSTFEFIHSKKRNRLGHI; this is translated from the exons ATGGTGATAAAGCAGGGAGATGATGTTGAAGGCCGTTTCGATAAGGTTTATAAACGGCGTCGTAAGGAGATCGTTAATAAAGATCTACCTCAACAACAAAAAGAGGGGACTCAAACGTCCGGAGATGATACCAAACGTCGTCGTTTGGAGGTTCAACAAAAGGAGATGCTTCCTCAACTAAAAGTTGTTTCCAAGGGTAAAAAAGGAATTATTACCGAGGTGAAGAAAATCGATGATACTGAACCATGTCGTTTGAAAGATCAAGGCGGTGTTGATAGTGAGGGTTTTGTTCAAGAAAATCAAAACGAAGATGTTGATTTAGGTATTGATGACGTGGATTTAGGTAAAATAAGTGATTTTGCTGAAGAACAGAATGATAAAATTGGTGTTAGTGATGAAATTGATGTCGGTGATGATGCCGAGGTTACGAAAGAGAAGGGGGAGAAAGTGAAGAGAGGAGGATGTAAGCAAATGGAAGTAGTGAATTTTGATGAAATTCAATTAAGGAGGAGTGTGAGGGAGAGGAAACCGGTTATGAAGACTGCTTTCCACGAAGAGCTTGATGAATTTTTCCCCGAATATGATGGTTTGCGAAAGAGGCATAAGAAGACTGTATCTAATAAGGACGGTGAGGAAACTAGCAAGCCGAGGATTAGTTCTAGGACTACGAAAGGGAAAAGCGTGACTTATGCAGAGATTAAGAAACGTCCGCTCATGGATGAGAAT GGGAATTTAATATCGGTAATGTGTCACCAATGCCAGAGAAACGACAAAGGCCGGGTTGTTGTTTGTGGAAACTGTAAACGGAAGCGATATTGTGTGCCCTGCATGACCACATG GTACCCTAAAATGACTGAAGATGATTTTGCCAGAATGTGCCCTGTTTGTCAAGTTAACTGTAACTGCAAAAGTTGCTTGCGGTTGGAAGTACGGAAAGAG GATAAGAAAAAGTTTGATTTGAAGTTCACTGAGGACGAACAAATTCAATACTCCAAGTATATTATTCCGATGCTTCTCCCGTTCCTGAAACAATTTAATAAGGAACAAATGGCGGAAAAGCAAGTAGAGGCTGACATTCAAG GGTTACCTTTATTAGAGTTTGAAGTAAAAAAGGCAAAGTGTGGGATGGATGAGCGTATATATTG CGACAATTGTAAAACATCCATTGCTGATTTTCACAGAAGCTGTTCAAGTTGTGGATATGATTTTTGCCTTATATGTTGTAAGGAGTTCCGTGATGGTTGCCTGCAAGGGTCTCAAGAGGAAGTAAATGTAGAATTTAGGGACCCAGGGTCCGATTACATGCATGGTGAAGGTGATCCAGAGCCTAGAACGCTCAGATCAAGATCAGGGCCAGGTGAGTTGGCCGAAAAGCTCACATCAAGATCAGGGTCAAGTGAGTTGGCTGAAACTAGCAGTGACTCCCAGTGGAAGCCCCATAAAAGTGGTAGGATCCCTTGCCCACCAAAAACTTTTGGTGGTTGTGGTGAAGGCATTTTAGAACTAAAATGTTTACTTAAGAGTGATCATGTTTCCAAATTGCTGGCCCAAGCTGAAGAAATATCAGATAAATACAAACTCTTCCCCAATTCCTTTGAACAACAGTGCTCCTGTTCTAATTCAGTTTCCGAAAGTGGAAGCAGTAAAATGAAGTTATTGAAAGCGGCATCTCGGGAGGATTCTAGTGACAACTATTTGTACTGTCCAAATGCTGTAGCACTCCAAGCCGAGGACTTGAGTCATTTTCAGTACCATTGGCTCAAAGGTGAACCTGTTATTGTCAATAATGTGCTTGATCTAACATGTGGATTGAGTTGGGAACCAATGGTCATGTGGCGTGCATTCCGTCAGATTAAAAACCTGAATCATTCCACACTACTGGATGTGGTTGCCATTGATTGTTTAAGTTGGTGCGAG GCCCAACGAAGAAGCTGCACGTGTATGCTAGACGTAACAAAAGGAACCAGGCCAGGG GTCGATATCAGTGCACGGAGATTTTTTATTGGTTATAGGGAAGGTCAACTTGATAAATATGATTGGCCTGAAATTTTGAAACTGAAAGATTGGCCCCCTTCCAGCTTATTTGAGGAACATTTGCCACGCCATGGCGTGGAGTTCCTCAGTTGTTTGCCCTTTAAGGAATATACGAATCCACGAAGTGGCTATTTGAACCTCGCTGTGAAGTTGCCAGCCAAGTCATTAAAGCCTGATATGGGGCCGAAGACGTATATTGCTTATGGGATTGCACAGGAGCTCGGCCGCGGCGATTCTGTGACAAAGCTACATTGTGACATGTCTGATGCG GTAAATGTGCTGACACATGTTCATGAAGTATCTTTTACGCCGGCTCAGCAGGAAAAAATTGAGAAGTTGAAGAAAAAACAAGTTGCCCGGGATGAAAGGGAAATATTTGGACAACTGGCAGTGAACCGTAAGGTTGAGAAACAGGAAGACAGAGTTGGTGAAATGACAGGCGTGTTGAATGGACAATTTAATAAGAAAGTGTCAATTTCTGAGGAGGGGCAGGGGGATGTTAGTGAAAATGGCAACGAGGAGAACGAGGGAGATGGTAATATTAGGAACCAAAGCCTCGTGAACGATGAAGATGTTAATGTGGAGAAGAGCGGGAAACCGGATGGATGTGCAAGGAACTGCGGTTGTGGATCTTTGGATAACAGTGTAGAGAAGAGTGGAGAATCTGATGGATGTGCAAGGAATAATGGTTTTGGATCTTTGGATAACAGTGTAGAGGGGATGGAACATCCAGAGGGTGGTGCTCTATGGGATATCTTTAGGAGGCAAGATACTCCTAAACTGGAAGAATATATAAGGAAATACTACAGAGAATTCAGGCACATTTATTGCCGTCCTTTAGATCAG GTAGTTCACCCCATCCATGACCAGACAATTTACTTGACTACGGAGCATAAAAGAAGACTGAAGGAGGAATATG GAATAGAACCATGGACATTTGTGCAAAAGTTAGGGGATGCAGTATTTATACCAGTTGGATGTCCGCATCAAGTTAGAAATATAAAG GATGCATATGAAGGCCGTGCAATTGAGCTTCAATCATTTGCTAGGCGTATTGTTGATTTGTGTGGATCATCTTCCGGTTGTGAACGCAATTGGAGTACATTTGAGTTT ATACATTCGAAGAAGAGGAATAGGTTGGGGCACATTTGA
- the LOC141670759 gene encoding lysine-specific demethylase JMJ27-like isoform X3 has product MVIKQGDDVEGRFDKVYKRRRKEIVNKDLPQQQKEGTQTSGDDTKRRRLEVQQKEMLPQLKVVSKGKKGIITEVKKIDDTEPCRLKDQGGVDSEGFVQENQNEDVDLGIDDVDLGKISDFAEEQNDKIGVSDEIDVGDDAEVTKEKGEKVKRGGCKQMEVVNFDEIQLRRSVRERKPVMKTAFHEELDEFFPEYDGLRKRHKKTVSNKDGEETSKPRISSRTTKGKSVTYAEIKKRPLMDENGNLISVMCHQCQRNDKGRVVVCGNCKRKRYCVPCMTTWYPKMTEDDFARMCPVCQVNCNCKSCLRLEVRKEDKKKFDLKFTEDEQIQYSKYIIPMLLPFLKQFNKEQMAEKQVEADIQGLPLLEFEVKKAKCGMDERIYCDNCKTSIADFHRSCSSCGYDFCLICCKEFRDGCLQGSQEEVNVEFRDPGSDYMHGEGDPEPRTLRSRSGPGELAEKLTSRSGSSELAETSSDSQWKPHKSGRIPCPPKTFGGCGEGILELKCLLKSDHVSKLLAQAEEISDKYKLFPNSFEQQCSCSNSVSESGSSKMKLLKAASREDSSDNYLYCPNAVALQAEDLSHFQYHWLKGEPVIVNNVLDLTCGLSWEPMVMWRAFRQIKNLNHSTLLDVVAIDCLSWCEVDISARRFFIGYREGQLDKYDWPEILKLKDWPPSSLFEEHLPRHGVEFLSCLPFKEYTNPRSGYLNLAVKLPAKSLKPDMGPKTYIAYGIAQELGRGDSVTKLHCDMSDAVNVLTHVHEVSFTPAQQEKIEKLKKKQVARDEREIFGQLAVNRKVEKQEDRVGEMTGVLNGQFNKKVSISEEGQGDVSENGNEENEGDGNIRNQSLVNDEDVNVEKSGKPDGCARNCGCGSLDNSVEKSGESDGCARNNGFGSLDNSVEGMEHPEGGALWDIFRRQDTPKLEEYIRKYYREFRHIYCRPLDQVVHPIHDQTIYLTTEHKRRLKEEYGIEPWTFVQKLGDAVFIPVGCPHQVRNIKSCIKVALDFVSPENIHECVRLAEDFRTLPQNHRAKEDKLEVKKISLYAMENAVKDLGKKTGN; this is encoded by the exons ATGGTGATAAAGCAGGGAGATGATGTTGAAGGCCGTTTCGATAAGGTTTATAAACGGCGTCGTAAGGAGATCGTTAATAAAGATCTACCTCAACAACAAAAAGAGGGGACTCAAACGTCCGGAGATGATACCAAACGTCGTCGTTTGGAGGTTCAACAAAAGGAGATGCTTCCTCAACTAAAAGTTGTTTCCAAGGGTAAAAAAGGAATTATTACCGAGGTGAAGAAAATCGATGATACTGAACCATGTCGTTTGAAAGATCAAGGCGGTGTTGATAGTGAGGGTTTTGTTCAAGAAAATCAAAACGAAGATGTTGATTTAGGTATTGATGACGTGGATTTAGGTAAAATAAGTGATTTTGCTGAAGAACAGAATGATAAAATTGGTGTTAGTGATGAAATTGATGTCGGTGATGATGCCGAGGTTACGAAAGAGAAGGGGGAGAAAGTGAAGAGAGGAGGATGTAAGCAAATGGAAGTAGTGAATTTTGATGAAATTCAATTAAGGAGGAGTGTGAGGGAGAGGAAACCGGTTATGAAGACTGCTTTCCACGAAGAGCTTGATGAATTTTTCCCCGAATATGATGGTTTGCGAAAGAGGCATAAGAAGACTGTATCTAATAAGGACGGTGAGGAAACTAGCAAGCCGAGGATTAGTTCTAGGACTACGAAAGGGAAAAGCGTGACTTATGCAGAGATTAAGAAACGTCCGCTCATGGATGAGAAT GGGAATTTAATATCGGTAATGTGTCACCAATGCCAGAGAAACGACAAAGGCCGGGTTGTTGTTTGTGGAAACTGTAAACGGAAGCGATATTGTGTGCCCTGCATGACCACATG GTACCCTAAAATGACTGAAGATGATTTTGCCAGAATGTGCCCTGTTTGTCAAGTTAACTGTAACTGCAAAAGTTGCTTGCGGTTGGAAGTACGGAAAGAG GATAAGAAAAAGTTTGATTTGAAGTTCACTGAGGACGAACAAATTCAATACTCCAAGTATATTATTCCGATGCTTCTCCCGTTCCTGAAACAATTTAATAAGGAACAAATGGCGGAAAAGCAAGTAGAGGCTGACATTCAAG GGTTACCTTTATTAGAGTTTGAAGTAAAAAAGGCAAAGTGTGGGATGGATGAGCGTATATATTG CGACAATTGTAAAACATCCATTGCTGATTTTCACAGAAGCTGTTCAAGTTGTGGATATGATTTTTGCCTTATATGTTGTAAGGAGTTCCGTGATGGTTGCCTGCAAGGGTCTCAAGAGGAAGTAAATGTAGAATTTAGGGACCCAGGGTCCGATTACATGCATGGTGAAGGTGATCCAGAGCCTAGAACGCTCAGATCAAGATCAGGGCCAGGTGAGTTGGCCGAAAAGCTCACATCAAGATCAGGGTCAAGTGAGTTGGCTGAAACTAGCAGTGACTCCCAGTGGAAGCCCCATAAAAGTGGTAGGATCCCTTGCCCACCAAAAACTTTTGGTGGTTGTGGTGAAGGCATTTTAGAACTAAAATGTTTACTTAAGAGTGATCATGTTTCCAAATTGCTGGCCCAAGCTGAAGAAATATCAGATAAATACAAACTCTTCCCCAATTCCTTTGAACAACAGTGCTCCTGTTCTAATTCAGTTTCCGAAAGTGGAAGCAGTAAAATGAAGTTATTGAAAGCGGCATCTCGGGAGGATTCTAGTGACAACTATTTGTACTGTCCAAATGCTGTAGCACTCCAAGCCGAGGACTTGAGTCATTTTCAGTACCATTGGCTCAAAGGTGAACCTGTTATTGTCAATAATGTGCTTGATCTAACATGTGGATTGAGTTGGGAACCAATGGTCATGTGGCGTGCATTCCGTCAGATTAAAAACCTGAATCATTCCACACTACTGGATGTGGTTGCCATTGATTGTTTAAGTTGGTGCGAG GTCGATATCAGTGCACGGAGATTTTTTATTGGTTATAGGGAAGGTCAACTTGATAAATATGATTGGCCTGAAATTTTGAAACTGAAAGATTGGCCCCCTTCCAGCTTATTTGAGGAACATTTGCCACGCCATGGCGTGGAGTTCCTCAGTTGTTTGCCCTTTAAGGAATATACGAATCCACGAAGTGGCTATTTGAACCTCGCTGTGAAGTTGCCAGCCAAGTCATTAAAGCCTGATATGGGGCCGAAGACGTATATTGCTTATGGGATTGCACAGGAGCTCGGCCGCGGCGATTCTGTGACAAAGCTACATTGTGACATGTCTGATGCG GTAAATGTGCTGACACATGTTCATGAAGTATCTTTTACGCCGGCTCAGCAGGAAAAAATTGAGAAGTTGAAGAAAAAACAAGTTGCCCGGGATGAAAGGGAAATATTTGGACAACTGGCAGTGAACCGTAAGGTTGAGAAACAGGAAGACAGAGTTGGTGAAATGACAGGCGTGTTGAATGGACAATTTAATAAGAAAGTGTCAATTTCTGAGGAGGGGCAGGGGGATGTTAGTGAAAATGGCAACGAGGAGAACGAGGGAGATGGTAATATTAGGAACCAAAGCCTCGTGAACGATGAAGATGTTAATGTGGAGAAGAGCGGGAAACCGGATGGATGTGCAAGGAACTGCGGTTGTGGATCTTTGGATAACAGTGTAGAGAAGAGTGGAGAATCTGATGGATGTGCAAGGAATAATGGTTTTGGATCTTTGGATAACAGTGTAGAGGGGATGGAACATCCAGAGGGTGGTGCTCTATGGGATATCTTTAGGAGGCAAGATACTCCTAAACTGGAAGAATATATAAGGAAATACTACAGAGAATTCAGGCACATTTATTGCCGTCCTTTAGATCAG GTAGTTCACCCCATCCATGACCAGACAATTTACTTGACTACGGAGCATAAAAGAAGACTGAAGGAGGAATATG GAATAGAACCATGGACATTTGTGCAAAAGTTAGGGGATGCAGTATTTATACCAGTTGGATGTCCGCATCAAGTTAGAAATATAAAG TCTTGTATAAAGGTTGCGCTGGACTTTGTTTCACCTGAAAACATTCATGAATGTGTCCGATTGGCAGAGGATTTCCGTACTCTTCCGCAAAATCACAGAGCCAAGGAAGACAAGTTGGAA GTGAAGAAAATTTCCCTCTATGCAATGGAAAATGCAGTAAAGGACCTCGGAAAGAAAACAG GGAACTGA
- the LOC141670759 gene encoding lysine-specific demethylase JMJ27-like isoform X1, with translation MVIKQGDDVEGRFDKVYKRRRKEIVNKDLPQQQKEGTQTSGDDTKRRRLEVQQKEMLPQLKVVSKGKKGIITEVKKIDDTEPCRLKDQGGVDSEGFVQENQNEDVDLGIDDVDLGKISDFAEEQNDKIGVSDEIDVGDDAEVTKEKGEKVKRGGCKQMEVVNFDEIQLRRSVRERKPVMKTAFHEELDEFFPEYDGLRKRHKKTVSNKDGEETSKPRISSRTTKGKSVTYAEIKKRPLMDENGNLISVMCHQCQRNDKGRVVVCGNCKRKRYCVPCMTTWYPKMTEDDFARMCPVCQVNCNCKSCLRLEVRKEDKKKFDLKFTEDEQIQYSKYIIPMLLPFLKQFNKEQMAEKQVEADIQGLPLLEFEVKKAKCGMDERIYCDNCKTSIADFHRSCSSCGYDFCLICCKEFRDGCLQGSQEEVNVEFRDPGSDYMHGEGDPEPRTLRSRSGPGELAEKLTSRSGSSELAETSSDSQWKPHKSGRIPCPPKTFGGCGEGILELKCLLKSDHVSKLLAQAEEISDKYKLFPNSFEQQCSCSNSVSESGSSKMKLLKAASREDSSDNYLYCPNAVALQAEDLSHFQYHWLKGEPVIVNNVLDLTCGLSWEPMVMWRAFRQIKNLNHSTLLDVVAIDCLSWCEAQRRSCTCMLDVTKGTRPGVDISARRFFIGYREGQLDKYDWPEILKLKDWPPSSLFEEHLPRHGVEFLSCLPFKEYTNPRSGYLNLAVKLPAKSLKPDMGPKTYIAYGIAQELGRGDSVTKLHCDMSDAVNVLTHVHEVSFTPAQQEKIEKLKKKQVARDEREIFGQLAVNRKVEKQEDRVGEMTGVLNGQFNKKVSISEEGQGDVSENGNEENEGDGNIRNQSLVNDEDVNVEKSGKPDGCARNCGCGSLDNSVEKSGESDGCARNNGFGSLDNSVEGMEHPEGGALWDIFRRQDTPKLEEYIRKYYREFRHIYCRPLDQVVHPIHDQTIYLTTEHKRRLKEEYGIEPWTFVQKLGDAVFIPVGCPHQVRNIKSCIKVALDFVSPENIHECVRLAEDFRTLPQNHRAKEDKLEVKKISLYAMENAVKDLGKKTGN, from the exons ATGGTGATAAAGCAGGGAGATGATGTTGAAGGCCGTTTCGATAAGGTTTATAAACGGCGTCGTAAGGAGATCGTTAATAAAGATCTACCTCAACAACAAAAAGAGGGGACTCAAACGTCCGGAGATGATACCAAACGTCGTCGTTTGGAGGTTCAACAAAAGGAGATGCTTCCTCAACTAAAAGTTGTTTCCAAGGGTAAAAAAGGAATTATTACCGAGGTGAAGAAAATCGATGATACTGAACCATGTCGTTTGAAAGATCAAGGCGGTGTTGATAGTGAGGGTTTTGTTCAAGAAAATCAAAACGAAGATGTTGATTTAGGTATTGATGACGTGGATTTAGGTAAAATAAGTGATTTTGCTGAAGAACAGAATGATAAAATTGGTGTTAGTGATGAAATTGATGTCGGTGATGATGCCGAGGTTACGAAAGAGAAGGGGGAGAAAGTGAAGAGAGGAGGATGTAAGCAAATGGAAGTAGTGAATTTTGATGAAATTCAATTAAGGAGGAGTGTGAGGGAGAGGAAACCGGTTATGAAGACTGCTTTCCACGAAGAGCTTGATGAATTTTTCCCCGAATATGATGGTTTGCGAAAGAGGCATAAGAAGACTGTATCTAATAAGGACGGTGAGGAAACTAGCAAGCCGAGGATTAGTTCTAGGACTACGAAAGGGAAAAGCGTGACTTATGCAGAGATTAAGAAACGTCCGCTCATGGATGAGAAT GGGAATTTAATATCGGTAATGTGTCACCAATGCCAGAGAAACGACAAAGGCCGGGTTGTTGTTTGTGGAAACTGTAAACGGAAGCGATATTGTGTGCCCTGCATGACCACATG GTACCCTAAAATGACTGAAGATGATTTTGCCAGAATGTGCCCTGTTTGTCAAGTTAACTGTAACTGCAAAAGTTGCTTGCGGTTGGAAGTACGGAAAGAG GATAAGAAAAAGTTTGATTTGAAGTTCACTGAGGACGAACAAATTCAATACTCCAAGTATATTATTCCGATGCTTCTCCCGTTCCTGAAACAATTTAATAAGGAACAAATGGCGGAAAAGCAAGTAGAGGCTGACATTCAAG GGTTACCTTTATTAGAGTTTGAAGTAAAAAAGGCAAAGTGTGGGATGGATGAGCGTATATATTG CGACAATTGTAAAACATCCATTGCTGATTTTCACAGAAGCTGTTCAAGTTGTGGATATGATTTTTGCCTTATATGTTGTAAGGAGTTCCGTGATGGTTGCCTGCAAGGGTCTCAAGAGGAAGTAAATGTAGAATTTAGGGACCCAGGGTCCGATTACATGCATGGTGAAGGTGATCCAGAGCCTAGAACGCTCAGATCAAGATCAGGGCCAGGTGAGTTGGCCGAAAAGCTCACATCAAGATCAGGGTCAAGTGAGTTGGCTGAAACTAGCAGTGACTCCCAGTGGAAGCCCCATAAAAGTGGTAGGATCCCTTGCCCACCAAAAACTTTTGGTGGTTGTGGTGAAGGCATTTTAGAACTAAAATGTTTACTTAAGAGTGATCATGTTTCCAAATTGCTGGCCCAAGCTGAAGAAATATCAGATAAATACAAACTCTTCCCCAATTCCTTTGAACAACAGTGCTCCTGTTCTAATTCAGTTTCCGAAAGTGGAAGCAGTAAAATGAAGTTATTGAAAGCGGCATCTCGGGAGGATTCTAGTGACAACTATTTGTACTGTCCAAATGCTGTAGCACTCCAAGCCGAGGACTTGAGTCATTTTCAGTACCATTGGCTCAAAGGTGAACCTGTTATTGTCAATAATGTGCTTGATCTAACATGTGGATTGAGTTGGGAACCAATGGTCATGTGGCGTGCATTCCGTCAGATTAAAAACCTGAATCATTCCACACTACTGGATGTGGTTGCCATTGATTGTTTAAGTTGGTGCGAG GCCCAACGAAGAAGCTGCACGTGTATGCTAGACGTAACAAAAGGAACCAGGCCAGGG GTCGATATCAGTGCACGGAGATTTTTTATTGGTTATAGGGAAGGTCAACTTGATAAATATGATTGGCCTGAAATTTTGAAACTGAAAGATTGGCCCCCTTCCAGCTTATTTGAGGAACATTTGCCACGCCATGGCGTGGAGTTCCTCAGTTGTTTGCCCTTTAAGGAATATACGAATCCACGAAGTGGCTATTTGAACCTCGCTGTGAAGTTGCCAGCCAAGTCATTAAAGCCTGATATGGGGCCGAAGACGTATATTGCTTATGGGATTGCACAGGAGCTCGGCCGCGGCGATTCTGTGACAAAGCTACATTGTGACATGTCTGATGCG GTAAATGTGCTGACACATGTTCATGAAGTATCTTTTACGCCGGCTCAGCAGGAAAAAATTGAGAAGTTGAAGAAAAAACAAGTTGCCCGGGATGAAAGGGAAATATTTGGACAACTGGCAGTGAACCGTAAGGTTGAGAAACAGGAAGACAGAGTTGGTGAAATGACAGGCGTGTTGAATGGACAATTTAATAAGAAAGTGTCAATTTCTGAGGAGGGGCAGGGGGATGTTAGTGAAAATGGCAACGAGGAGAACGAGGGAGATGGTAATATTAGGAACCAAAGCCTCGTGAACGATGAAGATGTTAATGTGGAGAAGAGCGGGAAACCGGATGGATGTGCAAGGAACTGCGGTTGTGGATCTTTGGATAACAGTGTAGAGAAGAGTGGAGAATCTGATGGATGTGCAAGGAATAATGGTTTTGGATCTTTGGATAACAGTGTAGAGGGGATGGAACATCCAGAGGGTGGTGCTCTATGGGATATCTTTAGGAGGCAAGATACTCCTAAACTGGAAGAATATATAAGGAAATACTACAGAGAATTCAGGCACATTTATTGCCGTCCTTTAGATCAG GTAGTTCACCCCATCCATGACCAGACAATTTACTTGACTACGGAGCATAAAAGAAGACTGAAGGAGGAATATG GAATAGAACCATGGACATTTGTGCAAAAGTTAGGGGATGCAGTATTTATACCAGTTGGATGTCCGCATCAAGTTAGAAATATAAAG TCTTGTATAAAGGTTGCGCTGGACTTTGTTTCACCTGAAAACATTCATGAATGTGTCCGATTGGCAGAGGATTTCCGTACTCTTCCGCAAAATCACAGAGCCAAGGAAGACAAGTTGGAA GTGAAGAAAATTTCCCTCTATGCAATGGAAAATGCAGTAAAGGACCTCGGAAAGAAAACAG GGAACTGA